Proteins encoded within one genomic window of Companilactobacillus sp.:
- the alr gene encoding alanine racemase — MIPSLHRPATVEVNLGNLRTNLENELRAVPSGTDVFAVVKANAYGHGLVKVAKFEIENGAAGLCVATLDEGIEIRDAGIVAPILVLGITPVKYAEIANKADISLTVGSLDWLEQAVQENIYQLKIHLGVDSGMGRIGFQTRDAVVEACQFIKNHPESFIPEGLFTHFSTADSPDEAYFKKQVERFKELHRDLPIDFKYIHCANSATALWHKDLAINMVRYGIALYGLNPSQTDITTLPFDLKPALSLHSELVFVKQVAAGESIGYGATYTTKEKEWIGTVPIGYADGWLRRMSGSDVLIDGERCPIVGRVCMDQFMVKLPHKMPVGAKVTLIGKSGSDEITCTDVAQYADTINYEILCGLAERLPRVYIE, encoded by the coding sequence ATGATACCATCACTTCATAGACCTGCGACAGTTGAAGTAAACTTGGGAAATTTAAGAACCAACTTGGAAAATGAATTACGTGCAGTTCCTTCTGGGACCGACGTATTTGCAGTTGTAAAGGCCAATGCGTACGGTCATGGATTGGTTAAAGTTGCAAAGTTTGAAATCGAAAATGGTGCAGCCGGATTATGCGTAGCGACACTTGACGAAGGTATTGAAATCAGAGATGCAGGTATCGTTGCACCAATCTTAGTTTTGGGGATCACGCCAGTTAAGTATGCTGAGATCGCCAATAAGGCTGACATTTCGTTAACAGTTGGATCACTAGACTGGTTAGAACAAGCTGTTCAAGAAAACATTTATCAACTTAAAATTCATTTAGGTGTCGATAGTGGAATGGGACGGATTGGTTTCCAAACTAGAGATGCAGTTGTTGAAGCTTGCCAATTCATCAAGAATCATCCTGAATCATTTATTCCAGAAGGATTATTCACGCATTTTTCAACCGCTGATAGTCCCGATGAAGCTTATTTTAAAAAGCAGGTAGAGCGTTTCAAGGAATTGCACCGTGATCTACCAATCGACTTCAAATATATTCACTGTGCAAACTCAGCCACCGCTCTGTGGCATAAAGATCTAGCTATCAACATGGTTCGTTACGGTATTGCTTTATATGGATTGAACCCATCTCAGACTGATATCACGACTTTGCCATTTGATCTAAAACCTGCTTTAAGTCTCCATTCAGAGTTGGTATTCGTTAAACAAGTTGCTGCCGGAGAAAGCATTGGCTATGGAGCTACTTACACGACTAAAGAAAAAGAATGGATCGGAACAGTTCCGATTGGCTATGCAGATGGTTGGCTAAGGAGAATGTCGGGTTCGGACGTTTTGATCGATGGAGAAAGATGTCCGATCGTTGGTCGAGTATGTATGGATCAATTTATGGTTAAATTACCCCATAAAATGCCCGTAGGAGCCAAAGTTACTCTAATAGGTAAAAGTGGTAGCGATGAAATTACTTGCACTGACGTCGCACAATATGCCGATACAATCAATTATGAGATATTGTGTGGACTAGCAGAGAGATTGCCACGTGTCTATATTGAATAA
- the acpS gene encoding holo-ACP synthase: MIKGLGVDIAEIDRVRKIYGRHPKFMDKILNPDEIVVFNSLNTEKQKMTYLTGRFSAKESFTKAMGTGLGKIGFHDLSILNYPSGQPYIKTDIFEGNIQISISDTDELVITEVILEEE, from the coding sequence ATGATTAAAGGCTTAGGAGTAGACATTGCAGAAATTGATCGGGTAAGAAAAATTTACGGACGACATCCTAAATTTATGGATAAAATACTTAATCCAGATGAGATCGTAGTTTTTAACAGTCTGAATACCGAGAAACAAAAGATGACTTATTTAACAGGTAGATTTTCAGCAAAAGAGTCATTTACTAAGGCAATGGGTACAGGACTAGGAAAAATTGGATTCCACGACTTGAGTATTTTGAATTATCCTTCCGGTCAGCCATACATCAAAACAGATATTTTTGAAGGAAATATTCAAATTTCAATATCTGATACTGATGAATTAGTTATCACCGAAGTTATCTTAGAGGAGGAATGA